ATATTTCCAAGCTGCTTGCCTGGATCCTTCACGTCATGAATTTTCGTACCTAAAGCAGCCTGGTATATTCTTCCTCTTGCCTCATTAATGGCAGAAGTGGTCATCCAGATATCAATTCCAAATCTGGAAACGTCGGACTTCCATGTCTCCTCAGATACGGAAATGTAATAGTCAAGCATCTCTCTGCCTACACCGAAATCTCCTCCAATAGGTTGTCTTACCTTCTTTCCATAAAGGGCCGTTGTTAGAGGGTAGCATATGCTGTTGGTTATCGTTCCGTCATACTTGTGTCGAATATAGTAAGGGGTAACGTACGCTGCGTTCTTTTCAAAGATCGGACGCGCAAGTCTATCTATCCAAAAAGGTTCTACACTTCTTAAATCCGAGTCGAGAAATACCACTGCCTGAGCATCGAGAGTGAGGGCTTTCTCCATTATCGATCTCATTGCGCTTCCCTTTCCGGAGATCCCCCGGTATCTGAAAGAAAGCAGATCTATTCCATCACTGGAAGCTGAATAGAAAACCTCTTCAGTATTGTCCGTCGATCCTCCGTCTGAATTGATGATACAGCCTCTCAACGATGGGAAAAACTTACTGAGACCTTTTGCTGCCGTCTCGACTACGTATTTG
The genomic region above belongs to Mesotoga infera and contains:
- a CDS encoding glycosyltransferase, whose amino-acid sequence is MPGLNQKSYDIVIGIPSFNNSNTIKYVVETAAKGLSKFFPSLRGCIINSDGGSTDNTEEVFYSASSDGIDLLSFRYRGISGKGSAMRSIMEKALTLDAQAVVFLDSDLRSVEPFWIDRLARPIFEKNAAYVTPYYIRHKYDGTITNSICYPLTTALYGKKVRQPIGGDFGVGREMLDYYISVSEETWKSDVSRFGIDIWMTTSAINEARGRIYQAALGTKIHDVKDPGKQLGN